In Nicotiana tabacum cultivar K326 chromosome 17, ASM71507v2, whole genome shotgun sequence, one DNA window encodes the following:
- the LOC107803626 gene encoding calmodulin-like protein 30, with amino-acid sequence MSNSTTSFLYFRFNSFRKSLSKSRPSFNLSNVKKTPRMSLANFRPKAEEMRRVFDKFDTNKDGKISQEEYKSAMKMMGSGGNTKTYDVGDAFQAADTDGDGFINFEEFMRVQNLEGGVNPTDIRSAFKAFDLDGDGKISAEELLQVQRMLGEKCSLENCKKMVRGVDANGDGLIDMDEFVTMMTRTMKLV; translated from the coding sequence ATGTCGAATAGTACCACGAGTTTCCTCTATTTTCGTTTCAACAGTTTTAGAAAGTCATTGTCCAAATCTCGTCCATCATTTAATCTGTCAAATGTAAAGAAAACGCCAAGAATGTCGTTGGCTAATTTTCGCCCAAAAGCAGAGGAAATGAGAAGGGTGTTTGACAAATTTGACACTAACAAAGATGGAAAGATCTCACAAGAAGAATACAAATCAGCTATGAAGATGATGGGAAGTGGAGGAAATACGAAAACTTATGACGTTGGCGATGCATTTCAGGCTGCAGATACTGATGGGGATGGATTCATTAATTTTGAGGAGTTCATGAGAGTGCAGAATCTTGAAGGTGGTGTGAATCCAACTGATATTAGAAGCGCTTTCAAGGCATTTGATTTGGATGGTGATGGCAAAATTAGCGCAGAGGAATTGTTGCAGGTTCAACGAATGCTAGGAGAAAAATGTAGCTTGGAGAATTGCAAGAAAATGGTGAGAGGTGTTGATGCTAATGGGGATGGACTTATAGATATGGACGAATTTGTGACCATGATGACGCGCACCATGAAACTAGTCTAG